The Arachidicoccus terrestris genome includes the window AGAGGCAGCGTTCTGACCGGAAGACGTGACCTTGATGAGCTTCATACCGCAAATGGGGCACTTGCCGGGTTTTTCTTTGTGTACCTGCGGATGCATAGAGCAGGTATAATAAGCGTCTGACTTGGCCTTTAACCGGGAATGGTCTGTCCCACAACCGGATAATATCCAAACAAGCCCCCATAAAGGAATCAAATAATACCAGGATAATTTTGTCAATTTCATTTTTATTCATTTAACTGCCAAAGAGGCAATGGTTCATCAATATGCCTGCATCTCTGTTTCCAGCATGACCTGAATGTTCAACAGCGTCTCCAGTTTATCATAATACGTCAGCTTTTTCATGGTCAGCTCATCCCAGGCGGACAGGGTTTCATAAATATCACCCGTATTTTCACTAAACGCATTCAAATTGGACTGAAACACTTTGCCATAGGCCGGTATCACCTGCGACTGAAAGATATTAAGATCCTTTCTTGCGGACTGCAGGCGGAGCCAGTCTTTACGGATATTACCAATCACTTCATGAACTTGACCGTCCTGCATCTTCTGCATGGCATGTATCTGATCATCAATAGAACGGGCCTCAGCTTTATACCCCTTAGAAAACCAGGGCGCAATGGGAATAGATACCATCGCCATCACATTATACATATACATGCTGCTGTTTTTTCCTTCCATCCGAACCGGCATGCGCATATTGTCGAAACTGAGACCAAACGTCGGTTTTCTTTCAGCAGAGACGACCTCTTGTTTTAACCGCATGCTATGGATCTCATCCCCTATATGTTGTATATCACTGCGGTGTTTTTGAATATAGGATGAGTCCACCTGTAGTATGTCAGCGTGCTGCTCCATGACAGCGGTTGCGGTGTCCAGTTGCAAAGAAGCGTCTATAGGTAAATTCATGAGGCTGTTCAGGACAGCAACAGCCTGATCATGCATGCTTTGCAATTTGATCTTCATGGACGTAAGGTCGCTAAGCTTGGCCCTTGCTTTATAAATATTGGCAAGCCTTGCTTTACCGTAGGCCAGACGCCCCTCAGCGATTTGAATCAAGAGCTTTAGCTGCTTTTGCTGTTCCCCGATCACCTTGATTTTCTTCGCGGCTGTATATGTATCATAATAGGCCAACTTTGCCTTCGCAAAAAGCCTGTTTTTCATGGTTTCCCTATCATCTTGATACTGCTGCGCATAGGACCGGTGGACGGCCTGTTCTTTACGTTGCCGACTAAAATTGGGAAACATCTGTTGCAGCCGCAGCATCAGCATTTTGCGGCTCGTACTGCCATTACCATCCATTGTACTGGCAGCAGAATAGGGAAATTCACTCAGGCCTATCCCCGCTGAAGGAGGCGCCCAAGACCTGGCCGCTTCGCCCCTGGCATAACTGGCCTGGGCTTTATAATCAAATTGCTGTAGTCCCGGATTGCGCGCGTCGATACTGTCGAGTATGTCAGATAAACTGAAGATTGCCGGCTGCACTTTTGGGAAAAGTGAATCCGGTTGCGCCTCACTGCATTTCGCGATGATCAACAGCGCTATAAAAAGTAGCGATTTATTGAGTCTATATTTCATGATTTTCCAATTGGTTCATTCTAAAAATAAAAGGGACACCCACCCCACTGCCTTTGGGGATGGCGGGCTCTAATGTCTGACCTCTGTCAATTTAATTTTTCCATATTTTTTTAGTTCCCGCTCTTTGAATATTTCGAAGATGACCGGCATCACCAGTAAAATACTGAGGGCAGAAGTGATCACGCCTCCAATCATAGGAAGTGCAATGGGGCGCATGAGTTCTATGCCCGTGCCCTGGGACCAGAGGACAGGCACCAGCCCAAATAAAGCCACACAGACTGTCATCAGTTTAGGGCGAAGACGCTTTACCGCACCTTCCATAACATAGTGACGTAAAGTCTTTACATCAACGGCTGCCCCGTTTTCTTTAACCATCCGCCGCATAGCTTCCTCCAGATACACCATCATCACGACGCCTGTTTCTACCGCAATGCCAAATAAGGCAATGAATCCAACTGCTACGGCCACAGAAAGATTTTCTCCCCACAAATAGACCATTATGAGTCCGCCCACCAGGGCAAAAGGCACGCTGAGCAGTGTATTCAACGCATTGCGTAAGTCTTTGAAAGTAAAATACAGGATAAAAAAAATGGCCAAAATGGCAATAGGAATGATGAGCTGCAGTGTTTTTTGGGCATGAAGCTGATTTTCCCACTGCCCACTCCACTCGATAAAATAGCCTTTAGGTAAGGTGAGTGTCTTACTTAACCGGTCCATCGCTGCCTTAACTGTACTGCCCAGATCGCGTCCGCGGACATCAAAAAGGACCGTACTGCGCAGCAGGGCATTTTCACTGCTGATCATCGGCGGACCGTCCTTAATAAAGATATCTGCCACATCTGATAAAGGAACGGGGCCGTTTTTTGTCTGGACCAGTGCCCGCCGGATATCATCCAGACTATTGCGCCAGTCCTCAGCCAGCCTGACATTGATGGCAAAACGTTCCCTTCCTTCATACATAGTGCTTACATTCATCCCCCCGAGCGCCGTTTCCACGATTCTGTTAACATCATCGGTGGTAAGTCCGTAGCGGCCGATGGCGTCCTTTTTGACGTGGATGTTCAGGTATTTACCGCCAGTGATCTGTTCAGGATAAAGATCCGTTACTCCCTGAATATCTTTTAGACTACCGGCAATTGTCCGGGCCAGTTGCTGCAGCGTGTCCAGGTTATCTCCAAAGATCTTCACGCCGACATCGGTGCGGATACCAGTAGACAACATGTTAATCCGGTTGATAATGGGCTGCGTCCAGCCGTTGGTGACGCCGGGTATCTTTAGCTTCTCATTCAGTTCACTGATGATATTTTCTTTCGTCATACCCGGGCGCCACTCATTTTTTGGCTTCAGCAATACAATAGTTTCTATCATGGGCACCGGCGCGTTATCGGTGGCAGACCTGATCCGCCCCGCCTTACCCAAAACGTTTTTTACTTCCGGCACCGCCGCGATGATCTTGTCCTGTATCTGCAGCAGCCGTTTCATCTCGGCATTAGACGCGTCAGGAAGGGCTACCGGCATGAAAAGAATGGTTCCCTCATCCAGGGGTGGCATAAATTCACTGCCTAAACGGGTGAACAGCAAAAAAGAAGAAACCAGTAGTAAGAGATTCACTGCCAGTACGGTTTTCTTCCACGCCAGGCACCAGCGCAATACAGGTGCGTAAAGCCGGGTAAAAAAGCCGGAGACGGGGTTTTGGCTTTCGGGACGCATTTTCCCTTTCATCAGTAAAACCATCAGTACAGGCACCAGTGTAATGGCCAGTAATACGGAAGACACCATAACCAGTGTCTTGGTCCAGGCCAGGGGATGAAACAGTTTCCCTTCCTGACCGGTCAGTAAAAAGACCGGTAAAAAGGACACGACAATAATCAGGATCGCACTGACCACAGGTTTACCTACCTGATGAGCTGATTTTTCGATAATGGCGATCCGTTCCGCTTTCGTATATATTTTTGAATTGCTCATTTTTAATGCTTTAAGTGTATAAGGCTTCTTAGTTGCTTTGCTTCACCCAATTTCTTTCTATTCAGTCAGATGCCGGTAGGCATTTTCCACCATAACGATACCGTTGTCTACAATGACGCCGATGGCAATAGCAATGCCACTGAGTGACATAATATTGGAAGAAAAGCCCAGCCAGTGAAAAATGATGAAACTGATCAGAATAGCCACAGGAATACTCAGCATGACCACCAGCGCACTCCTGAAATGAAAAAGAAACACCACAAGGATCACACAGACCAGCACGATCTCTTCGATGATCGTATGTTGGATGCTTTTAACGGCCGATTCAATCAATGTACTGCGATCATAGGCAGTTTGGAAGCTGACGCCGGGAGGAAGGCCTTTTGCTACCTGCTTCATTTTTTTCTTTACGTCTTGTATAACCCTGTCGGCATTTGCACCATACCGCGCCAGTATGACGCCCCCTACAACCTCCCCCATTCCGTTTTGATCGGTAATTCCCAACCGCTGGTCACCGCCTATTTGTACATTCCCGACATCCCTTATCCGGATCGCAGTAGCCCCCTGAGTGGAAACTGCAATATCAGCTATTTCCCTGCCGCTGTTCAGATAGCCCGTCGCCCGGACAATATAATTCGCGTTATTGATATCCAGGACTCTGCCTCCTACGTCATTATTGTTTTTGCGAACGGCGTTAATCACGTCCTTTAGCGTAATATGATAGTAGTCCAGTTTATTGGGATCCAGGGTAATCTGATATTGCTTCTGGAAGCCGCCAAAAGACGCCACTTCGCTTACGCCGGGGACATTTTGCAGCGCAAACTTGATATACCAGTCCTGCAGGGCTCGCAACGCTCCCAGATCATATCCGGGAGCGTGTAGCGTATACCAATACACTTGTCCCACGCCGGACGCATCGGGGCCTAAAGCCGGTGTAACCCCCTGAGGAAGGAACTTCTGGGCATAGTTCAGTCGTTCGAGTACCCGGGTCCGTGCCCAATAGATATCCGTATTATCCTGGAAAACGACAAAGACAAAACTCATCCCGAACATAGAGGTGGCCCGAATATCTTTTACATGGGGTATACCT containing:
- a CDS encoding TolC family protein, which translates into the protein MKYRLNKSLLFIALLIIAKCSEAQPDSLFPKVQPAIFSLSDILDSIDARNPGLQQFDYKAQASYARGEAARSWAPPSAGIGLSEFPYSAASTMDGNGSTSRKMLMLRLQQMFPNFSRQRKEQAVHRSYAQQYQDDRETMKNRLFAKAKLAYYDTYTAAKKIKVIGEQQKQLKLLIQIAEGRLAYGKARLANIYKARAKLSDLTSMKIKLQSMHDQAVAVLNSLMNLPIDASLQLDTATAVMEQHADILQVDSSYIQKHRSDIQHIGDEIHSMRLKQEVVSAERKPTFGLSFDNMRMPVRMEGKNSSMYMYNVMAMVSIPIAPWFSKGYKAEARSIDDQIHAMQKMQDGQVHEVIGNIRKDWLRLQSARKDLNIFQSQVIPAYGKVFQSNLNAFSENTGDIYETLSAWDELTMKKLTYYDKLETLLNIQVMLETEMQAY